The following proteins are encoded in a genomic region of Schistocerca serialis cubense isolate TAMUIC-IGC-003099 chromosome 9, iqSchSeri2.2, whole genome shotgun sequence:
- the LOC126419324 gene encoding uncharacterized protein LOC126419324 isoform X1, translating into MERGGNYFMPNNGQIGFSPLHMLGLSAIHPKSMQQGFVDVSVNTHTVDNNFSLFKCKDPGSEVVNMKNNFINPFGCRLPVGNSFSKLIGGFIGSKCLIGSSTGRENNFWGRVLEQYNNIIGTNNNLYISMSAMNSKESTKEYIKAGAVDAAFLLSQSFHLMNTNNLIYQEQTMDTTKNMSPEDSPTSPVEIQIQEKVTAEPKQSYAEVTKSQVASKIPGTGDLDRCSTGSKILRSARRDPVKLRQKKQSLSILPNNNWRYRDHHNDFGKYRDKADYSREHHRKHCTLSRDNQHKSITVTDSTNGTGTPHTPQNQKMNHLKTRRAQHTASNRKFSGKRRLNSDLLSDIKEDCLDLDSDLMACEKKGSFNHKLRCSPNKKMTPPTYQGSPSDQCANWRCRPYSLCDPCKMKDSYGNDVPDCYGSHTQRETVTFETEQKENDKENSVPERPVTSLTEGKSDNASAKPVACSDSSLTEYEIFVSTRCPMLRTRISSECSIDSEDSFVIMFDAGGDDSCEETSSETASVCSDSDSSESEDDEVSSINSQCLTSEEHIDPNDDDDDYCYDDDDDDDDDEIDFNDDAEIEGLICVSKTELKEANERWKSAYEDIPSAEKESEKVQFAKTPELKTVHKIIAWDFAYRAARVGPWELIARDRIRFHRRIEHMSRILSPVLQNQHRRNIWEKFHKDTLDVP; encoded by the exons ATGGAGCGTGGTGGAAATTATTTTATGCCAAACAATGGACAGATTGGATTTAGCCCGTTGCATATGCTTGGGTTGTCTGCTATACACCCAAAATCAATGCAGCAAGGTTTTGTAGATGTCAGTGTTAATACTCATACAGTGGATAATAATTTCTCGCTTTTCAAATGTAAGGACCCAGGTTCTGAagttgtaaacatgaagaataacttcATTAACCCATTTGGATGTCGTTTACCAGTAGGTAACAGCTTTTCTAAACTGATTGGTGGTTTTATAGGCAGTAAATGTTTGATAGGTTCATCTACAGGTAGGGAGAACAATTTCTGGGGAAGAGTTTTGGAGCAGTACAACAACATAATtgggactaacaataacctatatataTCAATGTCTGCAATGAATTCCAAGGAAAGTACAAAAGAATATATCAAAGCAGGAGCAGTTGATGCTGCTTTCTTGCTTTCGCAAAGCTTTCATCTGATGAATACAAATAATTTAATTTATCAAGAGCAGACAATGGATACTACAAAAAATATGTCACCTGAAGATTCCCCAACATCACCTGTAGAAATACAGATACAAGAAAAAGTAACTGCTGAGCCAAAGCAGTCTTATGCAGAAGTAACGAAATCACAAGTAGCAAGCAAGATACCAGGAACTGGAGACCTGGACAGATGCAGCACAGGTAGTAAAATATTGCGGTCTGCTCGGAGGGACCCAGTGAAACTTCGTCAGAAGAAACAGAGCTTAAGCATCTTGCCAAATAATAATTGGAGGTACAGAGATCACCATAATGATTTTGGTAAATACAGGGACAAGGCAGATTATAGCAGAGAACATCACAGAAAGCACTGCACACTCTCTCGTGACAATCAGCATAAGTCCATCACTGTAACAGACTCAACCAACGGTACAGGTACTCCCCATACACCACAAAATCAGAAAATGAATCATTTGAAAACAAGGCGTGCACAGCATACAGCAAGTAATAGGAAATTCTCAGGGAAAAGAAGACTAAATTCagatttattaagtgatataaaagAAGATTGCCTTGATCTTGACAGCGACTTGATGGCTTGTGAAAAGAAAGGATCATTTAACCACAAGTTGAGATGTTctccaaataaaaaaatgacaccaCCTACTTATCAGGGATCTCCTTCAGATCAGTGTGCAAATTGGCGTTGCCGTCCTTACAGTTTATGTGATCCTTGCAAGATGAAAGATTCTTATGGTAATGATGTCCCTGACTGCTATGGGTCACATACTCAACGAGAGACTGTTACTTTTGAAACTGAACAGAAggaaaatgacaaagaaaacagTGTTCCTGAAAGACCAGTAACATCCCTCACAGAAGGGAAGTCTGATAACGCTTCAGCAAAGCCTGTTGCTTGTTCTGATTCTTCTCTTACTGAATATGAAATATTTGTATCCACAAGGTGCCCAATGCTAAGGACGAGAATTTCTTCAGAATGTTCAATCGATAGTGAGGATAGTTTCGTCATTATGTTTGATGCAGGTGGTGATGATTCATGTGAAGAGACGTCTTCTGAAACAGCTTCTGTATGCAGTGATAGTGACAGCAGTGAGAGTGAGGATGATGAAGTTTCAAGCATAAACAGTCAGTGCTTGACCTCTGAAGAACACATTGATCCTAATGACGACGATGACGATTActgctatgatgatgatgatgatgatgatgatgacgag ATTGATTTTAATGATGATGCAGAAATTGAAGGTCTAATTTGTGTATCAAAAACTGAACTGAAAGAGGCAAATGAACGGTGGAAGAGCGCATATGAAGATATACCATCTGCAGAAAAGGAATCTGAAAAG gTCCAATTTGCAAAAACACCAGAATTGAAGACAGTTCACAAAATAATTGCATGGGATTTTGCCTACCGTGCAGCACGCGTTGGACCATGGGAACTAATAGCGCGTGACCGTATTCGTTTCCATAGACGGATTGAACACATGAGCAGAATTCTGAGCCCTGTACTGCAAAATCAGCACAGAAGGAACATATGGGAGAAGTTTCATAAAGACACATTAGATGTCCCGTGA
- the LOC126419324 gene encoding uncharacterized protein LOC126419324 isoform X2: MERGGNYFMPNNGQIGFSPLHMLGLSAIHPKSMQQGFVDVSVNTHTVDNNFSLFKCKDPGSEVVNMKNNFINPFGCRLPVGNSFSKLIGGFIGSKCLIGSSTGRENNFWGRVLEQYNNIIGTNNNLYISMSAMNSKESTKEYIKAGAVDAAFLLSQSFHLMNTNNLIYQEQTMDTTKNMSPEDSPTSPVEIQIQEKVTAEPKQSYAEVTKSQVASKIPGTGDLDRCSTGSKILRSARRDPVKLRQKKQSLSILPNNNWRYRDHHNDFGKYRDKADYSREHHRKHCTLSRDNQHKSITVTDSTNGTGTPHTPQNQKMNHLKTRRAQHTASNRKFSGKRRLNSDLLSDIKEDCLDLDSDLMACEKKGSFNHKLRCSPNKKMTPPTYQGSPSDQCANWRCRPYSLCDPCKMKDSYGNDVPDCYGSHTQRETVTFETEQKENDKENSVPERPVTSLTEGKSDNASAKPVACSDSSLTEYEIFVSTRCPMLRTRISSECSIDSEDSFVIMFDAGGDDSCEETSSETASVCSDSDSSESEDDEVSSINSQCLTSEEHIDPNDDDDDYCYDDDDDDEIDFNDDAEIEGLICVSKTELKEANERWKSAYEDIPSAEKESEKVQFAKTPELKTVHKIIAWDFAYRAARVGPWELIARDRIRFHRRIEHMSRILSPVLQNQHRRNIWEKFHKDTLDVP, from the exons ATGGAGCGTGGTGGAAATTATTTTATGCCAAACAATGGACAGATTGGATTTAGCCCGTTGCATATGCTTGGGTTGTCTGCTATACACCCAAAATCAATGCAGCAAGGTTTTGTAGATGTCAGTGTTAATACTCATACAGTGGATAATAATTTCTCGCTTTTCAAATGTAAGGACCCAGGTTCTGAagttgtaaacatgaagaataacttcATTAACCCATTTGGATGTCGTTTACCAGTAGGTAACAGCTTTTCTAAACTGATTGGTGGTTTTATAGGCAGTAAATGTTTGATAGGTTCATCTACAGGTAGGGAGAACAATTTCTGGGGAAGAGTTTTGGAGCAGTACAACAACATAATtgggactaacaataacctatatataTCAATGTCTGCAATGAATTCCAAGGAAAGTACAAAAGAATATATCAAAGCAGGAGCAGTTGATGCTGCTTTCTTGCTTTCGCAAAGCTTTCATCTGATGAATACAAATAATTTAATTTATCAAGAGCAGACAATGGATACTACAAAAAATATGTCACCTGAAGATTCCCCAACATCACCTGTAGAAATACAGATACAAGAAAAAGTAACTGCTGAGCCAAAGCAGTCTTATGCAGAAGTAACGAAATCACAAGTAGCAAGCAAGATACCAGGAACTGGAGACCTGGACAGATGCAGCACAGGTAGTAAAATATTGCGGTCTGCTCGGAGGGACCCAGTGAAACTTCGTCAGAAGAAACAGAGCTTAAGCATCTTGCCAAATAATAATTGGAGGTACAGAGATCACCATAATGATTTTGGTAAATACAGGGACAAGGCAGATTATAGCAGAGAACATCACAGAAAGCACTGCACACTCTCTCGTGACAATCAGCATAAGTCCATCACTGTAACAGACTCAACCAACGGTACAGGTACTCCCCATACACCACAAAATCAGAAAATGAATCATTTGAAAACAAGGCGTGCACAGCATACAGCAAGTAATAGGAAATTCTCAGGGAAAAGAAGACTAAATTCagatttattaagtgatataaaagAAGATTGCCTTGATCTTGACAGCGACTTGATGGCTTGTGAAAAGAAAGGATCATTTAACCACAAGTTGAGATGTTctccaaataaaaaaatgacaccaCCTACTTATCAGGGATCTCCTTCAGATCAGTGTGCAAATTGGCGTTGCCGTCCTTACAGTTTATGTGATCCTTGCAAGATGAAAGATTCTTATGGTAATGATGTCCCTGACTGCTATGGGTCACATACTCAACGAGAGACTGTTACTTTTGAAACTGAACAGAAggaaaatgacaaagaaaacagTGTTCCTGAAAGACCAGTAACATCCCTCACAGAAGGGAAGTCTGATAACGCTTCAGCAAAGCCTGTTGCTTGTTCTGATTCTTCTCTTACTGAATATGAAATATTTGTATCCACAAGGTGCCCAATGCTAAGGACGAGAATTTCTTCAGAATGTTCAATCGATAGTGAGGATAGTTTCGTCATTATGTTTGATGCAGGTGGTGATGATTCATGTGAAGAGACGTCTTCTGAAACAGCTTCTGTATGCAGTGATAGTGACAGCAGTGAGAGTGAGGATGATGAAGTTTCAAGCATAAACAGTCAGTGCTTGACCTCTGAAGAACACATTGATCCTAATGACGACGATGACGATTActgctatgatgatgatgatgatgatga GATTGATTTTAATGATGATGCAGAAATTGAAGGTCTAATTTGTGTATCAAAAACTGAACTGAAAGAGGCAAATGAACGGTGGAAGAGCGCATATGAAGATATACCATCTGCAGAAAAGGAATCTGAAAAG gTCCAATTTGCAAAAACACCAGAATTGAAGACAGTTCACAAAATAATTGCATGGGATTTTGCCTACCGTGCAGCACGCGTTGGACCATGGGAACTAATAGCGCGTGACCGTATTCGTTTCCATAGACGGATTGAACACATGAGCAGAATTCTGAGCCCTGTACTGCAAAATCAGCACAGAAGGAACATATGGGAGAAGTTTCATAAAGACACATTAGATGTCCCGTGA